gagtgcccaggggCATCTGCGATCCTCTGTACTCAGCTCCTTCCTGTGTCACCATTCAGGAGTGTGGGCTGGCAGGACACCTGTTTCTACTGAGAGCATGGTTGTGCAAAGCCCTACTCTGTGTGGTCCTTGCCCCATTCCCACCAGGGCCATTGCAGCCCCTGCTGGCCCAGCTGACAGATGTCCCTACAGCTGGTTTGCACTTACCCCAGTGCTCAGTCCCaacactctccagcctgtgctgtgaGCAGGCATGTCCTTCCATGCTGTGCACAAGGTCTCTTCAGCCCCTGGCTCTCTGCCaccctggctgtgctctggaTTCAGTCCATCTCTCCTGAAGGATGGTAGCCAGATCAGGAGGGGCTGTTTGAGACACCAGTTACTTTTTCACCACAAGTGAAGTACTGCTCTTAGCTTGTCTGACATGTGTAGGTCTGTCCCCTCTCCAGTATCCTCCAGCAGCAGATCTTCCACCCACAGTCTGTCTCGCTGCTACCCTGAGCTTGAggtacctgctgtgctggacAGGGAGGAagtggtctccccagggctgttTATAGATGTGACAGTGTCAGCTGCAGTTGctgatgctgcttttctgtggcACTTTACTGAAACAGATGTGGAAACTGAGCTGCTCTTGGGGAGGCATCTGGCTCAACCACAGAGTCTGTGCTCTTGCAGCAACCCCAGAGGGTACTGCTGTGTGTGAGGGTCACTGATGAGGCAGAAAATCTCACCTGGATTCAGAGACTGAGGTTTAGGCAGGGTGTGGGCATCTGCTGGTGGGAACCTGCACACGAGTGAGTGTTCAGGCTTGGGGAACAGAGCCTTTACAGTACTTTATACTATTAACGTAACATTGGTAAGGCAAATGCTTTGCTCACTGTTGGTagccaagctgctgcttctggcctGACTCCCATGGAAAGCCATGTTCCTCTGTCCTGTACCCCCCACCTCTGGATTGTTTCCCTTTTGCTTGATTAATGCTGATGTACCCAAGATGCCCATAATAGTTTCCCCTGCTGAATTCTCCCTCATCTTCTCAGCATCACACCCTTCTCAGTGCTGACTGCATACTTCCTGGACTATCTGGTGCCAGTTACTGGCCCTACTTGAATTGCTCAGGTAAGGCAGTGGGTCTCTATCAGGACCTTGGGCCTTAAAGCATTCTGCAGTGATGGCCCCTCAagtgtgcagcctgctctagtttcacAGCTTGTTCAGGTCTGCTGGGCAGTGCGGCTTCTCCCTGCCTCGGTGCTGGGCACCTGCTGAGTACAGCATGTCCCAGGGTGTGCTTGCTGAGCTGTGGCccttgctgtgaggaaggaCCAGGACAGTCAGTCAAGTCTCCTGCAGAatcctgcaggctcagcaccacagccacacacCATTCAGCAGGAATCACAGCCTGCACACCACACTCAGTTGGCAAGTGCTGGGCAGGATGTGACTCTTCTGCTTCCCCTGCAGGTGATGTTCTCCTTCGAAGCTGGCAGGCGCTGTGACTCAGGCCCAGGGAACTTCACCTTTGAGACCAAGCAGGGCAATGAGATCTTCCGCCTGGTGGAAGCCTCCATCCGGGAGCAGAAAGCGCAGGTGGAGGAGAAGCGGCGAAGCTGTGACTCACTGGATTCAGAAAGCCCCAGCATACTGCTGATCCGCCAGGCCCTGGCTGACTCTCTGAACCTGGAGCTACCTGCAGAGGGGGATGACACCTTGGCACACAAAGTGGGGCAAGTGCCCAGGCCCAGTGCAGCACCAGAGGAGAGGGATGCTACATCTCTGCTGAAGACCCGGACTCTGCCAGAGCTCCCTGTGCCACAGGCCAAGCCCATGGTCCCAAGCACACCACCACGCTCCCCTCTGCCCAAGGTGCCCCGTGCTGTGCTGCCGGCCGAGGACCCCTCCAGTGTGTACTCGGAGCCCCTGGACTCAGTGAAAGGCTTCCGTCCCAGGCCAGACCCGCTATACTCGGACCCCATAGACAGCAAGCCCATGAGCGGGACCAAGGTTCCCAGCGGTGCCTCGGATGAGCCAAAGCTCCAGCGGCTGGTGCCGCAGTACTTGGGTGCGTACGAgcaggggcaggctgagggacgCAGCCAGGCCCCCGTGGCAGCTGGGCGGAGGGAGCACATCTATGATGAGCCTGAGGGTCGTGCTCCCCGCTCACTGCCACCCCTTGCCTGCATCTATGATGAGGCACGGCCTGCGGGCGAGGCCTGGCGCACCCAGGGCCATGATGGCAGGGACGGCTATGAGTACCCCTACAACCCCAGCACTGACGACTACTCTGTACCTGCCTTCAAGGCCAAGGGCCCCaagccagtgcctgcccccaaaCCCCCAGCAACCTTTATCCCTAAAGGCACTGAGAGGAGTGGGGATGCTGGCAGGTGGCAGGGGAACATTGCTCCTGAGAAGAGCGTTGTCAAATCCAGcctcaacagcagcaacaacaacaatgtGGAGGTGCTGTACAGCCAGGTGGTGAAGCCCCAGCATGTGCAGAAGAAGGAGCAGTCTGTGGATGAGTGCAGCTTGTCACCTGTCTATGAGGACTTGGGAGAGATatagcctgctgctgctctgtgcctgcccGAGGGGGAATGAGGGGCCTGGGCCCGTTCGTGAGCAGTGCTGACTGCTGCCCTCCATGGGTCCTGGGGACGCTTGGGGCTGGGGAGTGGTCTGGCTTGGGCAGAGCCCATCTTGCTCACCAGTTTTGAGGGGCTGTGTTTCCCTGGAAGCCCTTTCTACAGCAAGAGCAAGAGAGCTGTGGCTGGTGCAGGTACCAGCATGCTTCTACAGTTCTGGAGCTGGCTCCACTGCTATATCTTGATCTGTAGGAGGTCTGGCTTTGTcacctgttcctgctgctctggctctgctgtggctcCCTCCCTGaatgggctgcagggctgggatgccTGTTGTGGTGCATGGAAGACTTCTTTCCATCAGTCTCCAAAAGTATTTTtatacaaattattttaatattaaaatttgtACGTCTCAGAATGAAACCTGTGACATCTTTGACCTGTCAGGCACATGGATGGGGAGATGCTGGCACAGTGCTGTGGAGGAGGGTGGCctgcctgagcagtgctcacaTGGTGGCATGTTTGTGCCTGTACCAGAGCTGGTGAGCAGAGGGGAAACCGAGGAGAAAAGCACATGGCAAGTTCAGTTGTGACTGATTAAATGATATGAGAGTTAGGCTCACAGATACCTCAGTGTACTGATTTGGGCATAACATGTCATGATGGCCTCCGAGCGTAAGGttgcctctgggcaacctgttccaggtgtCTCACTGCCCTAACAGTCAGGAACCTTGTAATACCTAATGTAAATTTACCCActtttggtttaaaaccattgcccctcaacCTATCACTGCGCTCCCtgatagtccctccccagctctcctgtaggccccctCTAAGTATTAgaaggctgctagaaggtctctctggagccttctctctccaggctgaacaacctcaactctctcagcctgccatCATACAGgaagtgctccagctctctgatcatcttcatggccttcctttcccttttcttaccTTCCCCTGTCCCCTTAGAACTAATTTTCTTGTGTTGAACAGCGAAACCTCTTGTTGCAGCTcagacacagccacagcacttCTGGTGCTTGTGTGCCATGGCCGAATTCAACCTATGTGGCACCTTGGCAGCCATCAAAGCCTGAACAAGGCCTTGCTGAGGTGCTTGGGGACACATGGCTTATGTGTAGCTGTTCACTCTGCCCATACCCATACAGTGTGGAAATGGTTCTGGATGAGCAGCTTTGCTCGCTCCTGTCCAGTCTAGGTGCTCTGGGGTGGACTGGGTGATGCGTGGGAAGTCCTCTAGCTATCAGCTTTGCTCATGTGAGGGCAGCCTGTGTGCTTCCTGTCCTCCGCAAAAAGCTGTGCCCCAGATTACCTGAGCCTACCAGTCTAGCAGCCATGGCTGGGATGCAACAGAAGTTCTGGTCTCTGTAGGCCAGGTGGCAGTTTTTACCCAGAGAAAATTCCTTGggagctgctcaaagcccagCCAACACCTTGCCCTTGGGACTACCTTTTTGTGTTTCCCATTCTGAAAGGTAAGTTCTTTTATAACTGCTACTTCCTCCCTTTTAGGGCTTAGCATGGTGCAGGCTTGAGACAACTGTGCTGCCAGGATCTCCCTCCTCATGCTAGCATTAGTGAAAACATCCAAGTTCCCTCTGGCTATCAAGACTTggtcagagaagagcaaagttAGTGCCCTGCTTCACACTGGTGATCAGATGGAGGGCCTGTCAACAGGGACCCCCAAAATGCACCCAGTTTTGGGATTTGCTTTGAACCTTGTCATCACCTCCCTCAAGTTTCCTCTTTAGCAATAAATCACAAGTCCCTGTTTGTTTACCCCTTCCCATGCAAGGTGTTCTGTTGGCTGTGTACCCCAGTTTGGCATTTATGATATGGTTGCCAAAGTAATTTTCACCTGCATTGTCAGTTCAAACTAACGCTCCATCTTTGTCAGTTCAAACTAATGCCCCATCATCATCCGCCTCCCCAAGTGCTTGATTTTGTCATTTTTGTGGTGTTCCCTGGTTTGCATGACCCACTTGTACGTTGCTGCCCTTtgcttctgctccttccccatCTCCTTCTATTGTGAGCTTGTCAGATGCAGGCAGGGGTTACCAACAAGCCCACACCCTTGTGCCTGCAGGTGAGTCTGTCCTGTCCACAAGGTACCTATAACAGCAGCAGTACTATTCTCCATGTCAGTTACAAGATGTtcacattctttccaactcaaatacaaaacatagccttctcaaaaatTCTTCAAAGGTTGCTACCTTCCTATAGATACTTGCCCTTGACATCCCACCTccaagcagctgcctgggctgcagccttctgccagggcaTAAGAAGAGCAGGCCCATTCCCTGGGTGGTAAGCAGGGCCTGTTACTGAGCTGTCATCCTGGGGAAAAGAGATGGCTCTGGTGGTTGTGCTCTACAGCTCTGGCATATCACCCTGGCAACACAGAGTTTGTGTTGTGCCCTTGGTCAGCTGCAGCCATTTCTGGGGAAGTACcagccagtgctgtgctgttgcACACAGTACAAACCACAGGCCATAAGTGGACTTTATGGTGGAGAACTTTATTTTGAAACAGCTTTCCAGAATGCAGTAAGTAGCACAC
The DNA window shown above is from Indicator indicator isolate 239-I01 chromosome 8, UM_Iind_1.1, whole genome shotgun sequence and carries:
- the DOK1 gene encoding docking protein 1, which produces MDPPAKEGPLLVQHSHKFGAKKWKRSWFVLYPASQHGVARLEFFDCKETAARPERLGSRRIDKTVVRLADCTSVAPVSESGPRAGTVVFRLETSGRSYLFAADKQQSEEWVAKLCEIAFPGNGSSDAGVAAQRAREGSGDAPALEMAVNSIYYSRDEVNAFWVTVQRTEAAERCELRGAYLLKAERDSLVLKDPRTNEILYVWPYRLLRRYGRDKVMFSFEAGRRCDSGPGNFTFETKQGNEIFRLVEASIREQKAQVEEKRRSCDSLDSESPSILLIRQALADSLNLELPAEGDDTLAHKVGQVPRPSAAPEERDATSLLKTRTLPELPVPQAKPMVPSTPPRSPLPKVPRAVLPAEDPSSVYSEPLDSVKGFRPRPDPLYSDPIDSKPMSGTKVPSGASDEPKLQRLVPQYLGAYEQGQAEGRSQAPVAAGRREHIYDEPEGRAPRSLPPLACIYDEARPAGEAWRTQGHDGRDGYEYPYNPSTDDYSVPAFKAKGPKPVPAPKPPATFIPKGTERSGDAGRWQGNIAPEKSVVKSSLNSSNNNNVEVLYSQVVKPQHVQKKEQSVDECSLSPVYEDLGEI